GGACCGACTGCTGGACGAACTTCGGGTCCGAGCCGGGTCGCTACCTGTACGAGTCCGGTGGTATCCGCCGCGGCATGTGGACGGTGAGCTGGTTCCGCGACCTGCTCGGCCCCGAGGCCGCGGCCGCCGCCGAGGCCGCGGGCGAGCGCGTCGAGGAACGCCTGAACCGTGAGGCCGCCGCCGTCCCGGCCGGCTCCGACGGACTCCTGGCGGTGCTCGACTGGCTCGCGCCGTCGGACGCGACGTTCCGGAAGGGGTCGCTGCTCGGCTTCGACGGGCGGCAGGGCCGGGCGCACGTGTACCGGTCGATCCTCGAGGGCATCGCGATGACGATGCGGGAGCGCACCGACGCGATGGCCGCCGAGCTCGACACGACGCACGAGCGCGTGGTCGTGTCCGGCGGCGGGTCGTCGTCCGACCTGATGATGCAGATCACCGCGGACGTGTTCCAGCGGGAGGCGATCCGCATGGTCGGCGACGGTGCGGCCGGTCGGGGTGCGGCGATCTGCGCGGCCGTCGCGACCGGGGTGCACCCCTCGTTCGCCGAGGCGGTGCAGGCGATGGTCGTCGAGCGCGACCGCTTCCGGCCCGACCCGGGGAACGCCGCGGTCTACGACGCACTCCGCGCGGTGCACGCGGACGCGGCGGCGCACACCGACCCGCTCTACCGGCGGACGGCCGCGATCGTCGGCTGACGGTCGCCGATGCGACCGGGTGGCGGGCGGGAGGATCGTGGCGGGCCCGCCACGATCCTCCCGCCCGCCACCCGCGAGCGGGTCAGAGCCAGTTCCGCTTCCGGAACACCACCCACAGGATGCCGGCGAGCGCGAGCATCGCGACGATGGCGGCGGGGTAGCCGTAGCGCCAGTGCAGCTCGGGCATGTGGTCGAAGTTCATGCCGTAGACGCCGGCGATCAGCCCGGGGGCGAACAGGATGGCCGCCCACGACGAGATCTTCTTGACCTCCTCGCCCTGCTTGTGCGCGGCGCGGGCGAGCTGCCGGCTCTCCTCGCCCTGCGCCAGGCTCGCGCTCGTCATCCGGCGCATGGCCTCGTTCTGCTCCTGGCTGACGAGGGTCGCGTGCAGCGTCAGTGCGTTCTCGAGGAGGGCCCGGAACGAGTCCACGCGCTCCGTGACGCGCAGCGCGTGGTCGAGCACGTTCCGCAGGCGGTGCTGCACCTCGTCGTCGACGCCGTACTTGTCCGCGCCGCGCAGGAGCCCCTGGACCATCGCGGGCACCGGGGTCGTGGCGCGCTGGAAGGCGAGGACCTCGCTGAGCAGCTGGTAGATCCGCTTCGAGACACCCGGGTCGACCTGGCCGGCGAACAGCTGGTCCTCGATGGCGTCGACCTGGTCCTGCAGGACCTCGACGACCGGCGCGTAGCCGTCGACGACCTCGTCGAGCACCGCCGCGGTGACGGCCTCGGAGCCCTTCGCCAGGAACTCCGGGTCGGCCTCGACGCGGCAGCGCAGGGCCGCCAGGTCGGGCTTCGCCGCATGCCGGACGCTGATCACGAAGCGGTCGCCGACGAACAGATGCACCTCCCCGAACTCGACCTCGTTCGTGTCGGTGCGGTGCCAGGCCGGTCGGAGCACCAGGAAGAGCGTGTCGCCGTACCGCTCGAGCTTGGCGCGCTGGTGGCCCTTCCGGGCGTCCTCGACGGCGTTCTCGTGCAGGTCGAACTCACTCGCGACGGCGGCGAGCTCGGCATCGTCCGGACGGAGCAGTCCGATCCAGGCGAGGTCGCCCCGGGTGTCGGGCGACAGGGTCGACGGACTGCCGACGCGACGTCCAGCGACGTAGACGGCGTTGTCGATGAGTGCCATGTCGTGCTCCTCGAGTGTCGGGAGCAGTCCGGCGCGAGACCCGGGCGGGCCGGGACGGGTGTGCACGCGCCCGGGCGTCCCGGGGGAGCGGGGGCGTACGTCAGCGAACGGGCAGGGCGACGACCGCGGCGGTCGTCCGGCCCGATCGAGGATGGTCACCCGACATCGCGCCTCACCTGCCCTTCCGGTTCGTCGTGCTGGTCCGTCCGTGCTGGACGGACCGAGGCCACCCGTCGTGACCGAGGGGCAACGCTACCCCGGTCCGGGCGGGACCACCAGCGCGGGGTGGTCACATGCCCCAGACGTCCCGGTTCGACGAGGCGACCGCGACGGCACCGGCACCGAGGGCCGCGACCACGTCGGCCTTGTCGCACACGAGACCGCCGGCGACGATCGGCACGTCGACGTCGTCGCGCAACCAGGTGAGCACGCGGGGCACGCACCCCGGCAGGATCTCCACCGCGTCCGGCTGCGACTGCGCCACGACCCGGGCGAGCTGGTGGTACGAGAACGAGTCGACGAGGAAGAACCGGTGCACGGCGACCAGCCCGGCCCGCTTCGCCGCCCGCACCAGGTTCGCCTTCGTCGACAGCACCCCGTCGGCGCGGGTGTTCGCCGCGAGCCAGGTGACCACGACCTCCCTGGCGGCGAACCCGTCGAGCAGGTCCACGTCGACGAGCACGGTCTTGCCGGTGGCCTTGCAGCGCTCGACGGTGTCGGCGACGTCGAGCACGCTGCCGTAGAGCAGGAAGACGACGCCGCGGTCCGACGCGAGCACGGCGTCGAGCGAGCCCGGGTCCTTGACACTCGCGACCACCGGGTCGTCGGCGAGCAGGTCGAACAGCACCGCGGCGCTCGTCGGCGTGTGGGCGGTCGTCATGCGCCCATTGTGCGCACATGCTCCTCGACGTCTTCGGGGAGCAGGTCGCAGCAGCCCGTTGCGGGCATCGACCCGGACCCGGACCCGGGCCTCTGTGCCGCGGTCCGCGCTCTCGGCGGATTGTGCAGCAGCGCAGGCGTTCCGGTTCGGTTCGGTTCGGCGACGGTCGTCTCCGTGCCGCTCGTCGGGACGGACGTGCCGGAGATGACGAAGGTCGCGTTCACGACGTCCGCCGGGCAGACGACCGTCACGGAGATGGTCGCGGCGATGACGTCGATCACGTCGGTGCACTTCGCGCAGTGGCAGGACGGTGCGCTCGTGCAGAACGTTGAACTGCACCGGGGAGAGCAGGGTGCGTCCGCTTCGCCGACCGGGACGCGAGGGCTCGACCGGAACCGGCTGAACACCTGTCTCAACAGCATCGGGGTGAGTTGGGCGGTGATCGCGGTCCTCGGCCTCGCGTGCGGCGCCGCGTGCGCCACCGCCGTGCTGTGTACGCGGTGCCTGGCCGCCGCAGCGGGCTTCACCACCGGGACCATCGCGAAGTGCGTGTCCGTCGCCTGGGCGTAGCGATCCGGTCGGAACGGCGCGCTGCAGGTCGCAGCGCGCCGTTCCGCTGCGGGCGCTGTCCCGCTGCGGGCGCCGGGCTCCGGGCACAGGGGTGCCGGGCGCGCGCCGGGTCAGCGCGTGACGCGCAGCCCCTGTCGCTCGAGCTCCGTCAACTGCCAGCCGAGCCACGGGCTCCACGCGAAGGGTGCTCCGGCGACGGACTCCCGGAGCGCGTCCTCGGAGACCCATGCCCACTCGGCGACCTCGTCGTCCGCGGGCGCCGGGACGTCGTCGGTCACGGCGCGGAACACCGGGCAGACCTCGTTCTCGACGATGCCCGAGGCGTCCACCGCGCGGTACCGGAAGTCGGGCAGCACGAGCTCGACGTCGCGGACGGTGATGCCCAGCTCGCGCGACGCTCGACGGGCGACGGCGTCCTCGAACGCCTCGTCCGGGCCGGGGTGGCCGCAGAACGTGTTGGTCCACACCCCGGGCCAGGTCTTCTTCGAGAGCGCACGACGGGTGACGAGGACGTCGCCGTCGGTGTTCCGCACGTGGCACGAGAACGCCAGGTGGAGGGGAGTGTCGGTCGTGTGCACCGCGAACTTGTCCGCCGTGCCGACCGGGGTACGGTCCTCGGCCAGCAGGACGACGGTTTCCGGGAAAGTGTTCATCTGCCCCGATAGGTTAGGCCAATGAGCGAGGAAGCGGCCACCGTGGCGCAGATCGACCTGGGGTTGGTCGACGACTGCATCGAACGCTTCTTCACCGTGTCCTCGGCCCGGGCCCGTCGCTTCGGCCGCCCGTCGGAGGAACTCTGGCGCGTGCTCCGCAAGGCGAGCATGGGCGGCAAGCGCTTCCGTCCCCGCATGGTCCTCACCGCCTACGGCTTCCTCGGCGGCACCGACCACCACGCGGCCGCGAACGTCGCCGCCGCCTACGAGCTCCTGCACACCGCCCTGGTCGTGCACGACGACGTCATCGATCGCGACTGGTCCCGCCGCGGTGAGCCGAACGTCGCCGGGTCGTTCCGCGACACCGGCACGACGGGCGGCCTCGCACTGCCGACCGCCGAGCACCGTGGCGTGAGCGCGGCCGTCATCGCCGGTGACCTGGCGCTGGTCGCCGCGGCCCGGTTCATCGAGGCCTCGGGCGTCACCGGCGAGCGACGCTCCCGGCTGCTCGAGATCCTCGACGACGCGGTCTTCGCGAGCGCGGCCGGCGAGATGACCGACGTCGACCTGGCGCACGGCGTGATGCCCTCGGTGGACGAGGTCCTCGCGATGGAACGGGCGAAGACGAGCGTCTACTCGTTCGAGGCGCCGCTGCAGTCCGGCGCGGTCCTGGCCGGCGCTCCGGAGTTCGTGGTCGAGGCGCTCGGGGCCTTCGGCCGCGAGATCGGGATCGCCTACCAGATCGTGGACGACCTGCTCGGGGTGTACGGCGACGAGGCCGCGACCGGCAAGTCCGTCCTCGGCGACCTCCGCGAGGGCAAGCGCACCATGCTCGTCGCCTACGCGGCCACCACGGACTGCTGGGACGACATCGCGCCGTACCTCGGCGACCCCGACCTGACCGAGGAGCGTGCCGCCGAACTCCGTGCGACCCTGGAGACCTGCGGCGCCCGCTCGGCTGCCGAGTCCCGGATCGCCGAGCACGCCGCACTCGCCCGGGCCGAGCTCGCGGCGCTGCCGTACGACCTCGCCGACCGACTGGAGGGCCTCGTGACCGAACTGCTGGAGCGCGTGCGGTGACCCAGACCGCACCCCCGCGTCTGCCCCTGTACGACGCGACGGCCGAGGCTGCGTCCGGGGTGGTCATCGAGCGCTACTCGACGTCCTTCGGACTCGCCAGCCGGCTGCTCACGAAGGACACCCGCGAGCACATCCGGAACGTCTACGCCCTGGTCCGCGTCGCCGACGAGGTCGTCGACGGTCCCGCGACCGAGGCCGGGCTCGACCACGACCTCGCCCGCACGGTCCTCGACGAGCTCGAGGCGGACACCGAGCGGGCGATGGCGCTCGGCTTCTCGGTGAACCCCGTCGTGCACGCCTTCGCCCGCACCGCCCGCGTCACCGGGTTCGGCCCGGAGCTCACGAAGCCGTTCTTCGCGTCGATGCGCATGGACCTCGAGCGGACCGAGCACGACCAGGAGTCCTTCGACCGCTACGTGTACGGCTCCGCCGAGGTCGTCGGGCTCATGTGCCTGCGTGCCTTCGTGCACCGCGCGGGCCGGCCGACGTTCGACGACACCGTGCTCGTGGACGGCGCGCGGGCCCTGGGCGCCGCGTTCCAGAAGGTCAACTTCCTCCGCGACCTGCACGCCGACTTCGAGGTCCTCGGCCGCTCGTACTTCCCGGGCGTCGACATCCGCTCGTTCGACGAGACGACGAAACGCCGCCTGGTCGCCGACGTGCAGGCCGACCTCGACCGTGCCGCGCTGACGGTGCCGCTGCTCCCCGCCGACGCGCGCAAGGCCGTCGGACTCGCGCACGCGCTGTTCCAGGAGCTCAACGACCGCATCGCGGCGACCCCGGCGGACCGGCTGGTCACCAGCCGGGTGCGCGTCCCGAACCCGGTCAAGGCCCGGCTCGCCGCGCAGGTGCTCGCCGGTCGCGCGCCGCTCGCGTCCCGGGCC
The Curtobacterium citreum genome window above contains:
- the idi gene encoding isopentenyl-diphosphate Delta-isomerase, with protein sequence MNTFPETVVLLAEDRTPVGTADKFAVHTTDTPLHLAFSCHVRNTDGDVLVTRRALSKKTWPGVWTNTFCGHPGPDEAFEDAVARRASRELGITVRDVELVLPDFRYRAVDASGIVENEVCPVFRAVTDDVPAPADDEVAEWAWVSEDALRESVAGAPFAWSPWLGWQLTELERQGLRVTR
- a CDS encoding polyprenyl synthetase family protein; this translates as MSEEAATVAQIDLGLVDDCIERFFTVSSARARRFGRPSEELWRVLRKASMGGKRFRPRMVLTAYGFLGGTDHHAAANVAAAYELLHTALVVHDDVIDRDWSRRGEPNVAGSFRDTGTTGGLALPTAEHRGVSAAVIAGDLALVAAARFIEASGVTGERRSRLLEILDDAVFASAAGEMTDVDLAHGVMPSVDEVLAMERAKTSVYSFEAPLQSGAVLAGAPEFVVEALGAFGREIGIAYQIVDDLLGVYGDEAATGKSVLGDLREGKRTMLVAYAATTDCWDDIAPYLGDPDLTEERAAELRATLETCGARSAAESRIAEHAALARAELAALPYDLADRLEGLVTELLERVR
- a CDS encoding phytoene/squalene synthase family protein, encoding MTQTAPPRLPLYDATAEAASGVVIERYSTSFGLASRLLTKDTREHIRNVYALVRVADEVVDGPATEAGLDHDLARTVLDELEADTERAMALGFSVNPVVHAFARTARVTGFGPELTKPFFASMRMDLERTEHDQESFDRYVYGSAEVVGLMCLRAFVHRAGRPTFDDTVLVDGARALGAAFQKVNFLRDLHADFEVLGRSYFPGVDIRSFDETTKRRLVADVQADLDRAALTVPLLPADARKAVGLAHALFQELNDRIAATPADRLVTSRVRVPNPVKARLAAQVLAGRAPLASRAAHHRTGGSR
- a CDS encoding glycerol-3-phosphate responsive antiterminator, yielding MTTAHTPTSAAVLFDLLADDPVVASVKDPGSLDAVLASDRGVVFLLYGSVLDVADTVERCKATGKTVLVDVDLLDGFAAREVVVTWLAANTRADGVLSTKANLVRAAKRAGLVAVHRFFLVDSFSYHQLARVVAQSQPDAVEILPGCVPRVLTWLRDDVDVPIVAGGLVCDKADVVAALGAGAVAVASSNRDVWGM
- a CDS encoding magnesium and cobalt transport protein CorA — its product is MALIDNAVYVAGRRVGSPSTLSPDTRGDLAWIGLLRPDDAELAAVASEFDLHENAVEDARKGHQRAKLERYGDTLFLVLRPAWHRTDTNEVEFGEVHLFVGDRFVISVRHAAKPDLAALRCRVEADPEFLAKGSEAVTAAVLDEVVDGYAPVVEVLQDQVDAIEDQLFAGQVDPGVSKRIYQLLSEVLAFQRATTPVPAMVQGLLRGADKYGVDDEVQHRLRNVLDHALRVTERVDSFRALLENALTLHATLVSQEQNEAMRRMTSASLAQGEESRQLARAAHKQGEEVKKISSWAAILFAPGLIAGVYGMNFDHMPELHWRYGYPAAIVAMLALAGILWVVFRKRNWL